Proteins encoded by one window of Culicoides brevitarsis isolate CSIRO-B50_1 chromosome 2, AGI_CSIRO_Cbre_v1, whole genome shotgun sequence:
- the LOC134830082 gene encoding kinesin-like protein Klp61F, which yields MNASAQNSKQLKAGNANQNIQVYVRLRPMNSRERGIRSQEVVEVPNHKEVIARVLLDAKTQKKFSFDRAFGPDSKQHEVYATVVAPLIDEVLSGYNCTVFAYGQTGTGKTHTMVGEESPELSLSWEDDSVIGIIPRALSHLFDELRMTECEFSMRVSYLELYNEELCDLLSTDDTVKIRIFDDSTKKGSVIVQGLEEIPVHSKDDVYKLLAKGQERRRTASTLMNAQSSRSHTVFSILVHIKEVDINGEEMLKIGKLNLVDLAGSENISKAGNERGIRVRETVNINQSLLTLGRVITALVERTPHIPYRESKLTRLLQESLGGRTKTSIIATISPGHKDLEETLSTLDYAHRAKNIQNKPEINQRLTKKAVLKEYTEEIDKLKRDLMAARDKNGIFLAQESYDDMMYKIETSNKELNDKHLMIKALKDELASKTKLFNEVSYNLIERTKELQNTEVKLANTETDLHHTKKTLSKTKRRYNEKKVILSQHMKTEETLTQQARDLIETCELASADTEGLHDTIERRKQVESEITSSCDKFTQKLQENLSTMNASLADFSEKYCKQSKFIQSEIDTASKTHGSLSKDLGQQLEAINKAISDGFSDRQTLLTFNLKQIDDKTTFNKKEILALVHEIQEKHEKHLHEVTSLTQKCSQNFEKQQKAWEAKQNDFLKVIHEKDVLVNNFTESLKSAMTTFMRESREKFDAEYKKTTEVVAKQEKELETLQSTFGQFVATMNTMLSQAKTNVADFKTGAAHLEENRKLVDAKMQSWTNDLTSHGTAYQTFIAKETKFNEELSQQATEVHETNKNSLDKMQNCTAEHVSDAKCSLTTLDKKVSTAFEDISALWHSQTREITELDTKVSKNTDEKLTSSKDLVQKCNNCVTAVTANSASLMNCLRKGIQTHESETKTKLLRVSDDAEHFRRNEIKSYQPTGQTPARKEYRIVRDLAVTSPHHRIIRKFMLDNTASDLDSSIVSEADETLNDSSVIIMESTPMKLDDNVTERKDLKELHLSEILSLDAITEENKENQTIVN from the exons ATGAATGCGAGTGCTCAGAATAGTAAGCAGCTGAAGGCGGGAAATGCCAATCAAAACATCCAAGTTTATGTTCGTCTACGCCCAATGAATTCTCGGGAGCGGGGCATCCGATCGCAAGAAGTTGTCGAAGTCCCGAATCACAAGGAAGTCATTGCCCGAGTGTTGCTTGATGCGAAAACGcagaaaaaattctcttttgatCGCGCTTTTGGACCTGACAGCAAACAG catgaaGTTTATGCCACAGTAGTTGCTCCTTTGATCGATGAAGTCCTTTCGGGATACAATTGTACAGTTTTTGCATATGGACAAACGGGAACGGGCAAAACTCACACGATGGTTGGCGAAGAATCGCCCGAATTGAGTCTCTCATGGGAagat gacAGCGTCATTGGAATCATCCCGCGTGCCTTAAGTCATCTATTTGACGAACTCCGAATGACAGAATGTGAGTTCTCGATGCGTGTCTCGTACTTGGAACTCTATAACGAAGAACTTTGTGACTTGCTCTCTACGGATGACACTGTAAAAATccgaatttttgatgatagcACGAAAAAAGGATCCGTTATCGTGCAAGGTTTGGAAGAAATTCCCGTGCACAGCAAAGATGATGTCTACAAATTACTTGCAAAAGGTCAAGAACGTCGTCGAACCGCATCAACGTTGATGAATGCGCAATCTTCTCGTTCTCACACTGTCTTTTCCATTCTCGTGCATATCAAGGAAGTCGACATAAACGGCgaagaaatgttgaaaattggaaaattgaatCTTGTTGATTTAGCTGGAAGTGAAAATATCTCCAAAGCAGGCAATGAACGAGGAATTCGAGTACGTGAAACAGTTAACATCAATCAAAGTCTCTTAACGTTGGGCAGAGTTATTACAGCGCTTGTCGAACGTACGCCCCATATTCCGTATCGCGAGTCGAAATTGACGCGACTTTTGCAAGAATCGTTGGGAGGACGAACAAAAACTTCCATTATCGCGACAATTTCTCCCGGGCACAAAGATTTGGAAGAAACGTTGAGTACTTTGGATTACGCTCATAGGGCAaagaatattcaaaataagcCGGAAATCAATCAACGATTGACGAAAAAGGCAGTTTTGAAGGAATACACGGAAGAAATTGACAAATTGAAGCGCGATTTGATGGCAGCTCGTgacaaaaatggaattttcctTGCGCAAGAATCTTACGACGACATGATGTACAAGATTGAGACGTCAAACAAGGAGCTAAATGACAAACATTTGATGATAAAAGCACTCAAAGACGAGTTGGCGAGCAAAACGAAGCTTTTTAATGAAGTCAGTTATAATTTGATTGAACGTACAAAGGAGCTTCAGAACACGGAAGTTAAATTAGCGAACACTGAAACGGATTTGCATCACACGAAAAAGACTTTGTCAAAGACAAAACGTCGTTATAAcgagaaaaaagtaattttatcgcAGCATATGAAGACGGAAGAGACGTTGACGCAACAAGCACGCGATTTAATTGAAACGTGTGAACTCGCAAGTGCCGATACCGAAGGCTTACACGACACAATTGAACGTCGCAAGCAAGTTGAAAGCGAAATTACGAGTTCTTGTGACaaatttacgcaaaaattacAGGAAAATTTGTCAACCATGAACGCATCACTCGCTGATTTCAGCGAAAAATACTGCAAACAATCAAAATTCATCCAATCGGAGATAGATACGGCATCGAAAACGCACGGAAGTTTGAGCAAAGATTTGGGACAACAACTAGAAGCGATAAACAAAGCAATTTCCGATGGATTTTCCGATCGACAAACCCTGTTAACGTTCAACCTGAAACAAATCGATGACAAAACGACATTCAACAAGAAGGAAATTCTCGCTCTCGTTCACGAGATTCAAGAAAAGCACGAAAAACATCTACATGAAGTGACTTCTCTTACGCAAAAGTGCTCGCAAAACTttgaaaagcaacaaaaagcaTGGGAAGCAAAgcaaaatgactttttaaagGTCATCCATGAGAAAGACGTACTTGTGAACAATTTCACAGAATCCTTAAAATCCGCCATGACAACTTTCATGCGTGAATCCCGCGAAAAATTCGATGCCGAATACAAAAAGACCACAGAAGTCGTTGCCAAGCAAGAAAAGGAACTCGAAACACTCCAATCAACCTTCGGACAATTCGTTGCCACGATGAACACGATGCTCAGTCAAGCAAAAACGAATGTTGCTGATTTCAAAACGGGCGCAGCTCACTTAGAGGAGAACAGAAAACTCGTTGACGCGAAAATGCAAAGTTGGACAAACGATTTGACATCTCATGGCACTGCATATCAAACGTTTATCGCAAAAGAGACGAAATTCAACGAAGAATTGTCGCAACAAGCTACTGAGGTGcacgaaacaaacaaaaattcgcTTGATAAGATGCAAAATTGCACCGCTGAACACGTATCTGATGCAAAATGTTCCTTAACGACGCTCGACAAGAAAGTTTCGACTGCCTTTGAAGACATTTCTGCGTTATGGCATTCGCAAACGCGTGAAATCACGGAACTGGATACGAAAGTCTCGAAGAATACGGATGAAAAACTGACTTCATCGAAGGATTTGGTGCAAAAATGTAACAATTGCGTGACAGCAGTAACGGCAAATTCAGCTAGTTTGATGAATTGCCTGCGAAAAGGTATTCAAACGCACGAAAgcgagacaaaaacaaaacttctCCGTGTTTCCGATGATGCTGAACACTTCCGACGCAACGAGATTAAATCGTACCAACCAACGGGACAAACGCCAGCACGAAAAGAGTATCGGATTGTGCGCGATTTGGCAGTTACATCGCCCCATCATCGAATTATCCGTAAATTTATGCTCGATAATACCGCAAGTGACTTGGATAGTTCAATTGTTTCAGAG gctgACGAAACCTTGAACGACTCTTCGGTAATTATCATGGAGTCAACTCCCATGAAATTGGATGATAATGTCACTGAACGCAAGGATTTGAAGGAACTACATTTGTCGGAAATCCTGAGTCTGGATGCAATTACCGaagaaaataaggaaaatcagacaattgttaattaa